The nucleotide sequence GAGTTCGGCGGCCGTTTCGGCGGTCATGGCAGGGCAACAGACAAAGTGGCCCCAGATTATAGGCGCTGCGGCGCAGCACGGCATCCGTTGCAGTCGAAACGGTGCGGCCGCCGCCCCATCCCCTATCATGGTGGCCCCCTTCGGGAACGGGCTTACATGTTCAATCGCAATGTCGGCATCATCCTGCTCATCGCGCTGGCCGCCGGTCTCGGCCTGGTCGTGGCCCAGAAAGTGTTCGGGCCCGCGCCGGTCGGCAACCGCCCGGCCACCGAATCGATCACCTTCTACCCGCAGCCGCGCCCGCTGCCGGACTTCAACCTGGGCCAGTCCGACGGCACCCGGCTGATCCCCGGCGAGCTCAAGGGCCACTGGACCCTGGTGTTCCTGGGCTTCCTGGCCTGCCCCGACATCTGCCCGACCACCCTGGCCGACCTGGCCCAGGCCCAGAAGCAGTGGGAAGCCCTGCCGGACACCCTGCGCCCGCGGCTGGTGTTCGTCTCGGTCGACCCCGAGCGCGACACCCCGGCCCGACTGGGCGAGTACGTGCACGCCTTCCACAAGGACACCCTGGCCGCCACCGCCGACGTGCCCTCGCTGGAGCGCTTCGCCACCTCGCTGGGTTTCGTGTTCCAGAAGGTGCCGGGCAAGGAATTCGAGACCAATCCCCAGGACTACACCCTGGAACATTCGGCCAGCCTGGCCGTGCTGGACCCGGACGGCAACCTGGCCGGCCTGATCCGTCCCCCCTTCAATCCGCAGGCGATTGCCCGCGACCTGAACCTGTTGACCGAGAAATCCGCCCCATGAGCCTGACCACCACGCTGAGCTACGTCCTGCCCCACCGCCTGCTGTCGTCGATGGCGCGGCGCCTGGCGTATTCCAGCAACCCGCGGATCTCGCGCTGGCTGATCGACACGGTGACCGAAAAGTTCGGGGTGAACCTGGCCGAGGCGGCCAATCCGGACCCGCGCAGCTACCCGACCTTCAACCAGTTCTTCACCCGCGCCCTGAAGCCCGGCGCGCGCGTGCCCGACGCCGATGCCCGTACGCTGGTGATGCCGGCGGACGGCCGTATCAGCCAGCTGGGCGCGATCGAAGACGGCAACATCTTCCAGGCCAAGGGCCAGTCGTTCACCGCCGCCGAGCTGCTGGGCGATGCGGGCGACGCCGAGGTGTTCCGGCACGGGCTGTTCGCCACGGTGTACCTGTCGCCGAAGGACTACCACCGCGTGCACATGCCGTGGACCGGCACCCTGCGCGAAACCGTGCATGTGCCGGGCCGGTTGTTCAGCGTGGGCCCCGCGGCGGTGAACAACGTGCCGGGCCTGTTCGCCCGCAACGAGCGGCTGGTCTGCCATTTCGACACCGACTTCGGCCCGATGGTGCAGGTGATGGTGGGCGCACTGCTGGTGTCGGGCGTGGAGACGGTGTGGGGCGGAGAAGAGATTCCGGCCTACGGCGACCGGATTACCCGCAAGGATTACCGTGGGAAGGGAATTACGCTGGAGCGGTTCGCCGAGATGGCGCGGTTCAATTACGGGTCCACGGTGATCGTGCTGCTGCCGCCGGGCGTGGCCGATTTCGCGCCGCACCTGGATGCGGAGCATGCGGTGCAGTTGGGGCAAGCGTTGGCTACGTTGCGGTGAAAGCCTGACACGCGTGGCGTGTCACTACGCACCATGAAAAACGCCCCGCTTTCGCGGGGCGTCTGGTTTCAGGGGTTGTCCGGGTCGTGCGCGAACTCGACGGGCCCTACGTCCATGCCGTCGTAATCCTCTACGCCGTTCGCTTCGGCCAATGCCTGCAGCTCGTGGTTGCGCGTGTCCAGCGAGGCTTCGCTGTGAACTTCAATGCGCTCCACGTGCAGCACGTGGTACGGCGCTTCGTCGGCTTCCAGCTCCGGCTCGAACACTTCCACCACGGTATAGCCCTGCCCTTCCAGCACCTTGGCCAGGCCGTGCAGCGGCTCGGGCGTGGTGTTGACGAAGAAGTAGCCCCACACCAGATCACCGTTGAGATCCCAGTCGGTGTTCTCGCGGATGTTGGCGAACATGTCGTTGATTGCGGTGATATCCATCATTCGTTCCTCGGAAATTATTTACCGCAGCCCTGCAGCTTGATCGATTGGCCTTGGCGCAGCGCGTACGCCGGCGCCTTCAGCCCGTTGGCCTTGGCGAGCTCACGCACGTCGCAGTCGAACTTCTCGGCAATCCGGCCCAGCGTCTCGC is from Stenotrophomonas bentonitica and encodes:
- a CDS encoding SCO family protein, encoding MFNRNVGIILLIALAAGLGLVVAQKVFGPAPVGNRPATESITFYPQPRPLPDFNLGQSDGTRLIPGELKGHWTLVFLGFLACPDICPTTLADLAQAQKQWEALPDTLRPRLVFVSVDPERDTPARLGEYVHAFHKDTLAATADVPSLERFATSLGFVFQKVPGKEFETNPQDYTLEHSASLAVLDPDGNLAGLIRPPFNPQAIARDLNLLTEKSAP
- the asd gene encoding archaetidylserine decarboxylase (Phosphatidylserine decarboxylase is synthesized as a single chain precursor. Generation of the pyruvoyl active site from a Ser is coupled to cleavage of a Gly-Ser bond between the larger (beta) and smaller (alpha chains). It is an integral membrane protein.), producing MSLTTTLSYVLPHRLLSSMARRLAYSSNPRISRWLIDTVTEKFGVNLAEAANPDPRSYPTFNQFFTRALKPGARVPDADARTLVMPADGRISQLGAIEDGNIFQAKGQSFTAAELLGDAGDAEVFRHGLFATVYLSPKDYHRVHMPWTGTLRETVHVPGRLFSVGPAAVNNVPGLFARNERLVCHFDTDFGPMVQVMVGALLVSGVETVWGGEEIPAYGDRITRKDYRGKGITLERFAEMARFNYGSTVIVLLPPGVADFAPHLDAEHAVQLGQALATLR
- a CDS encoding ribonuclease E inhibitor RraB — encoded protein: MDITAINDMFANIRENTDWDLNGDLVWGYFFVNTTPEPLHGLAKVLEGQGYTVVEVFEPELEADEAPYHVLHVERIEVHSEASLDTRNHELQALAEANGVEDYDGMDVGPVEFAHDPDNP